In one window of Tellurirhabdus rosea DNA:
- a CDS encoding pilus assembly protein, producing MKAIRTLPYAAILAALSLAGCSSSRQLAQNGGEVDDLYGNSADAVVYAAPQREERQLIDEQPTRRAQAERRGRNTNPDFLSETEQQELFQSDEYYSDLSARRVQRGISPDPGWATENYNDGFVDGFNAAGGNRWNRWGWNNTGFWTGLSLGLGASPWGWNRWGGYDPFWGGGYAYSPWGWNSFYDPFWGYNSFNRWGYNSWADPYWGGGWYNRPVVVVNNNYNNVVGAARNNYTVGARNTGRTDRYNGNFNNTPRTGNPTDNGGRRSGTLSPSTNTPTYSNSRNPDAPSRDSYSRDRANNRGTYYYSDSDNSGRVRSNESYSAPSTSSPSYGNSSRGSSAADAYYSRPRQNSRGTYVQPSDGGLNSRSSSPSYNSGNSGGFTAPSRSSYESPSRSTYSQPNTNSSYSSPSPAPSYNSGSRGGSSSGGYSGGSSSGGGGGSRGPR from the coding sequence ATGAAAGCCATTCGTACTTTACCATATGCTGCCATCCTTGCCGCCCTCAGTCTGGCGGGTTGTAGCAGCAGCCGCCAGCTCGCCCAGAACGGCGGGGAGGTGGACGACCTGTACGGCAATTCAGCCGATGCGGTCGTTTATGCCGCTCCGCAGCGCGAGGAGCGGCAGCTGATCGATGAGCAGCCTACGCGCCGCGCTCAGGCCGAACGCCGGGGCCGCAACACCAATCCTGATTTTCTTTCGGAAACCGAGCAGCAGGAGCTGTTCCAGAGTGACGAGTACTACAGCGACCTGTCCGCCCGTCGGGTGCAGCGCGGTATCTCGCCCGATCCCGGCTGGGCAACCGAAAACTACAACGACGGTTTTGTCGACGGGTTTAACGCCGCAGGCGGCAACCGCTGGAACCGCTGGGGCTGGAACAACACCGGTTTCTGGACCGGCTTGAGCCTCGGCCTGGGAGCGTCTCCCTGGGGCTGGAACCGCTGGGGCGGCTATGATCCGTTCTGGGGCGGAGGCTATGCGTACAGCCCCTGGGGCTGGAACAGCTTCTACGACCCGTTCTGGGGCTACAACTCGTTTAACCGCTGGGGTTACAACAGCTGGGCCGACCCGTACTGGGGCGGCGGCTGGTACAACCGCCCGGTCGTTGTGGTCAACAACAACTACAACAACGTAGTAGGAGCGGCCCGCAACAATTACACGGTAGGCGCCCGCAACACGGGCCGCACGGACCGGTACAACGGCAACTTCAACAATACGCCGCGGACCGGCAATCCGACCGATAACGGTGGTCGCCGCAGCGGTACGCTGTCGCCGTCAACCAACACGCCGACCTATTCGAACAGCCGGAATCCGGATGCTCCGTCGCGCGACAGTTACAGCCGCGACCGGGCCAACAACCGGGGGACGTATTACTACAGTGACTCCGACAATTCGGGTCGCGTTCGCAGCAATGAGTCCTACAGCGCGCCGAGTACAAGCAGCCCGAGCTATGGCAACAGCAGCCGGGGTTCTTCGGCCGCCGATGCGTACTACTCACGGCCCCGTCAGAACAGCCGCGGAACGTACGTGCAGCCTTCGGATGGCGGGTTGAATTCCCGCAGTTCGTCACCGAGCTACAACTCGGGCAACAGCGGTGGCTTCACGGCCCCGAGCCGCAGCAGCTACGAATCTCCGTCCCGCAGCACCTACTCGCAGCCGAATACCAACAGCAGCTATAGCTCACCAAGTCCGGCCCCGTCTTACAACAGCGGCAGCCGCGGCGGTAGCTCAAGCGGCGGTTACTCCGGTGGCAGCAGTTCAGGCGGTGGTGGCGGTTCCCGCGGTCCGCGTTAA